A single genomic interval of Amycolatopsis albispora harbors:
- a CDS encoding ATP-binding cassette domain-containing protein, which yields MITARGLARRFTARGRTVDAVKGVDIDVAEGELVGFLGPNGAGKTTTLRMLTTLLKPTSGQATVGGCDLLADPVGVRRRIGYVAQAGGTWQDCKVIEEIEIQGRLYGLSKADSLARGAELAEQLDLASLDQRQTKTLSGGQRRRLDIVLGLIHRPGLVFLDEPTTALDPQSRANLWEHIRALRTQHGVTVFLTTHYLDEADSLCDRVLVIDNGEIVAEGTPDSLKARVSGDGVTVGVPAESAAAAAEIAGRLTGAHEVSIVEDTVRFRVPRGDVAMPELLRALDTAGITMESMQVHRPTLDDVFLTLTGRSLRDAEAATPAPEAANVP from the coding sequence CCGCACGCGGCCTCGCCAGGCGGTTCACCGCCCGTGGCCGCACGGTCGACGCCGTCAAGGGCGTCGACATCGATGTGGCCGAGGGGGAACTGGTCGGCTTCCTGGGGCCCAACGGGGCAGGCAAGACCACCACGCTCCGGATGCTCACCACGCTGCTCAAGCCGACTTCGGGGCAGGCCACCGTCGGCGGTTGCGATCTGCTGGCCGACCCGGTCGGGGTGCGCCGCCGCATCGGGTACGTCGCGCAGGCCGGCGGCACCTGGCAGGACTGCAAGGTGATCGAGGAGATCGAGATCCAGGGCAGGCTGTACGGACTGTCCAAGGCCGACTCGCTGGCCCGCGGCGCCGAACTGGCCGAGCAGCTGGACCTGGCCAGCCTGGACCAGCGCCAGACCAAAACGCTCTCCGGCGGCCAGCGCCGCCGCCTCGACATCGTGCTCGGCCTGATCCACCGGCCCGGCCTGGTTTTCCTGGACGAGCCGACCACCGCGCTGGACCCGCAGAGCCGCGCCAACCTGTGGGAGCACATCCGCGCGCTGCGCACGCAGCACGGCGTCACGGTCTTCCTGACCACGCACTACCTGGACGAGGCCGACTCGCTGTGCGACCGTGTGCTGGTCATCGACAACGGCGAGATCGTCGCCGAGGGCACGCCCGACTCGCTCAAGGCGCGCGTCTCCGGTGACGGCGTGACCGTCGGCGTGCCCGCCGAGTCGGCCGCCGCCGCGGCCGAGATCGCCGGGCGGCTGACCGGCGCGCACGAGGTGTCCATTGTGGAGGACACGGTGCGCTTCCGGGTGCCGCGCGGTGACGTGGCGATGCCCGAACTGCTGCGCGCGCTGGACACCGCGGGCATCACGATGGAGTCCATGCAGGTGCACCGGCCGACGCTGGATGACGTTTTCCTCACCCTGACCGGTCGTTCCCTGCGCGACGCCGAGGCCGCCACGCCCGCTCCGGAGGCCGCGAATGTTCCGTGA
- a CDS encoding ABC transporter permease — protein sequence MFRDIWLIFKRDMTLSLRNPAWVLIGIMQPLLYLFFFGPLMEKVVENTPGFPPGNSWAVLTPAIMVQTALFGTSFAGFGLLAEYRAGVTERFRVTPISRAALLLGKLLAASFQAIVQALLIIVVAFLVFPLDAPVTGVLMSLVIVALLAITLGSASYSVALLIKSETAFPALLNAVLMPLLLLSGILVPITTGLAPAWLYNLSRINPFSHVVDAERAAFRGDITMDALFTGCVALLVMAVLSLFWGVRTFQKENA from the coding sequence ATGTTCCGTGACATCTGGCTGATCTTCAAGCGGGACATGACGCTGTCCCTGCGCAACCCGGCCTGGGTGCTGATCGGCATCATGCAGCCGCTGCTCTACCTGTTCTTCTTCGGGCCGCTGATGGAGAAGGTCGTGGAGAACACACCGGGCTTCCCGCCGGGCAACTCGTGGGCGGTGCTCACCCCGGCGATCATGGTGCAGACCGCGTTGTTCGGCACCTCGTTCGCCGGGTTCGGCCTGCTCGCCGAATACCGCGCGGGCGTCACCGAGCGGTTCCGCGTGACGCCGATCAGCCGGGCGGCCCTGCTGCTCGGCAAGCTGCTCGCGGCCAGCTTCCAGGCGATCGTGCAGGCGCTGCTGATCATCGTGGTGGCGTTCCTGGTGTTCCCGCTGGACGCGCCGGTGACCGGGGTGCTGATGAGCCTGGTGATCGTGGCGCTGCTGGCGATCACGCTCGGCTCGGCGTCCTATTCGGTGGCGCTGCTGATCAAGAGCGAGACCGCTTTCCCGGCGCTGCTGAACGCGGTGCTGATGCCGTTGCTGCTGCTGTCCGGGATCCTGGTGCCGATCACCACCGGGCTGGCCCCGGCGTGGTTGTACAACCTGTCGCGGATCAACCCGTTCTCGCACGTGGTCGACGCCGAGCGCGCGGCGTTCCGCGGGGACATCACGATGGACGCGTTGTTCACCGGTTGCGTGGCGCTGCTGGTGATGGCGGTGCTCTCCCTGTTCTGGGGCGTGCGGACGTTCCAGAAGGAAAACGCGTGA
- a CDS encoding GH25 family lysozyme codes for MREPEPERGINLSHHETVDDWKTVRANGVLFSSVTITESTNWSDTAAIRNVRAAQSAGLHTGARHFARPGSVHEQVTHFLRTASPLGVFAPGSLAPSLDVRAPGISDRFIKSWIRGLRHAANIKRVLVYAGYEQWLHELHPDKWADSEVVLWLARHNGIPGRPGWFHSRLGVHQHGSGDDAPGFHGEIGYDAVVYPFVLADLLL; via the coding sequence ATGCGCGAACCCGAGCCCGAGCGCGGGATCAACCTGTCCCACCACGAAACGGTGGACGACTGGAAAACCGTGCGTGCCAACGGGGTGCTGTTCTCCAGCGTGACGATCACCGAGAGCACGAACTGGAGCGATACAGCGGCGATCCGCAACGTCCGGGCCGCGCAGTCGGCCGGGCTGCACACCGGCGCACGCCACTTCGCCCGGCCCGGTTCGGTGCACGAGCAGGTCACGCACTTCCTGCGCACGGCGAGCCCGCTCGGGGTGTTCGCGCCGGGTTCGCTGGCCCCGTCGCTGGACGTGCGCGCGCCCGGCATCAGCGACCGCTTCATCAAGTCCTGGATCCGCGGGCTGCGGCACGCGGCGAACATCAAGCGGGTACTGGTGTACGCGGGCTACGAGCAGTGGCTGCACGAGTTGCACCCGGACAAGTGGGCCGATTCCGAAGTGGTGCTGTGGCTTGCCCGGCACAACGGGATCCCCGGCCGTCCCGGCTGGTTCCACTCGCGACTCGGCGTGCACCAGCACGGCAGCGGCGACGACGCACCCGGCTTCCACGGCGAGATCGGTTACGACGCCGTGGTGTACCCGTTCGTACTGGCGGACCTACTTCTCTAA
- a CDS encoding DUF4185 domain-containing protein: MVRVLETTRVAQVTGAGTGTDERFGIHATDLGVLWDAGDGRVLVLFGDTYGAGWGGDGAGPPEADWRCNVLAHSSQRDLSHGLVLDGVVTREDGLAAQVLASADPRDEWTIIPNAGIAIDGRQYVHYMSVRSWGPPGQWHTNYGGIAVSDDGGETWAQPARARWINRAERDHPFQIGSFARDDHHVYLFGTTNGRFGPAYLARVDPASVLEPAAYRYWTGDGWGRDEFAAAPVLPGPVGELSVEYSVHFGCWLAMHLDEHRAAIVLRTADRLEGPWSDGEVVVSGQDWPALYGGYLHPWALDGDEIYYLISQWGPYNVFLMRSKLEK; encoded by the coding sequence ATGGTCCGAGTACTGGAAACCACGCGAGTGGCACAGGTCACCGGGGCCGGCACGGGCACCGACGAGCGGTTCGGCATCCACGCCACCGATCTCGGCGTGCTCTGGGACGCCGGGGACGGCCGGGTGCTGGTGCTGTTCGGCGACACCTACGGCGCGGGCTGGGGTGGTGACGGGGCCGGGCCGCCGGAGGCGGACTGGCGGTGCAACGTGCTCGCCCATTCGTCCCAGCGAGACCTGTCGCACGGGCTGGTGCTGGACGGCGTGGTCACCAGGGAGGACGGGCTGGCCGCGCAGGTGCTCGCCTCGGCCGACCCGCGTGACGAGTGGACGATCATTCCCAACGCCGGTATCGCGATCGACGGCAGGCAGTACGTGCACTACATGTCGGTCCGCAGTTGGGGACCGCCCGGCCAGTGGCACACCAACTACGGCGGCATCGCGGTGTCCGACGACGGCGGCGAGACCTGGGCGCAGCCGGCCCGCGCCCGCTGGATCAACCGCGCCGAGCGCGACCACCCGTTCCAGATCGGCTCGTTCGCGCGCGACGACCACCACGTCTACCTGTTCGGCACCACCAACGGCCGTTTCGGACCGGCCTACCTGGCCCGCGTCGACCCGGCGTCCGTGCTCGAACCGGCGGCCTACCGGTACTGGACCGGCGACGGCTGGGGCCGCGACGAGTTCGCCGCCGCGCCGGTGCTGCCGGGCCCGGTCGGCGAGCTGTCCGTGGAGTACAGCGTCCACTTCGGATGCTGGCTGGCGATGCACCTCGACGAGCACCGCGCGGCGATCGTGCTGCGCACCGCGGACCGGCTCGAAGGGCCGTGGTCCGACGGCGAGGTGGTGGTGTCCGGACAGGACTGGCCCGCGCTCTACGGCGGTTACCTGCACCCGTGGGCGCTCGACGGCGACGAGATCTACTACCTGATCTCGCAGTGGGGGCCGTACAACGTGTTCCTGATGAGGAGCAAGTTAGAGAAGTAG
- a CDS encoding aminodeoxychorismate synthase component I, giving the protein MRLVRAAMHSTVAPEVALSLLDARARARGLPPPAALSGEWFGSRAVLAPSVAIGEVAPDSAYSLPMLPVDGVVPGAIGGGWFGYLSYDLTDPSGRRTPLPRAAWGWADHVLRLDSDGTWWFEALVDGDEPHELRQELEAVLRGVPPRHGWTPTELHRPLPAEHHDAVKACVHAIEAGELFQANICTRFSAAFDGNAAELFGEGTRRLRPRRAAFLTGDWGSVVSLSPELFLARHGDLVRSTPIKGTLPRRGPDDDHLAGLLRQSEKDVAENVMITDLVRNDLGRVCAVGSVRVPELLAVRPAPGVWHLESTVEGRVVTGDAALLEATFPPGSVTGAPKIRALDLIAELEPVPRGVYTGAMGLVSPVAGLELNVAIRTFELHAGRLWLGVGGGITADSDPAREWQECLHKAAPLDRLLATPWG; this is encoded by the coding sequence ATGCGGTTGGTGCGCGCGGCGATGCACTCGACGGTGGCGCCCGAGGTGGCGCTGTCGCTGCTCGACGCGCGCGCCCGCGCCCGCGGCCTGCCGCCACCGGCCGCGTTGTCGGGCGAGTGGTTCGGCTCGCGCGCGGTGCTCGCGCCCAGCGTGGCGATCGGCGAGGTGGCGCCCGATTCGGCGTATTCGCTGCCGATGCTCCCGGTGGACGGCGTGGTGCCCGGCGCGATCGGCGGCGGCTGGTTCGGTTACCTGTCCTACGACCTGACCGATCCCAGCGGGCGGCGCACGCCACTTCCCCGAGCCGCCTGGGGCTGGGCGGATCACGTGTTGCGATTGGACAGTGACGGCACGTGGTGGTTCGAAGCGCTGGTCGACGGCGACGAGCCGCACGAACTCCGGCAGGAACTCGAAGCCGTGTTGCGCGGGGTGCCGCCCCGGCACGGCTGGACGCCCACCGAACTGCACCGGCCACTGCCCGCCGAGCACCACGACGCGGTGAAGGCTTGCGTGCACGCGATCGAAGCGGGCGAACTGTTCCAGGCGAACATCTGCACGCGCTTCTCGGCCGCCTTCGACGGCAACGCCGCCGAGCTGTTCGGCGAAGGCACCCGGCGGCTGCGGCCGCGGCGAGCCGCGTTCCTCACCGGCGACTGGGGTTCGGTGGTTTCCCTGTCGCCGGAGCTGTTCCTCGCCCGGCACGGCGATCTGGTCCGCTCCACGCCGATCAAGGGCACGCTCCCCCGCCGCGGCCCGGACGACGACCACCTGGCCGGGCTGCTGCGGCAGTCCGAAAAGGACGTCGCGGAGAATGTGATGATCACCGACCTGGTGCGCAACGACCTCGGCCGGGTCTGCGCGGTCGGCAGTGTCCGGGTGCCCGAGCTGCTCGCCGTGCGCCCGGCGCCCGGCGTCTGGCATCTGGAGTCCACTGTGGAGGGTCGGGTGGTCACCGGGGACGCCGCGCTGCTCGAAGCCACCTTCCCGCCCGGCTCGGTGACCGGCGCGCCGAAGATCCGCGCGCTCGACCTGATCGCGGAACTCGAGCCCGTGCCGCGCGGGGTGTACACCGGCGCGATGGGGCTGGTCTCCCCGGTCGCCGGGCTCGAGCTGAACGTCGCGATCCGCACCTTCGAACTGCACGCGGGCCGGCTGTGGCTGGGGGTCGGCGGCGGCATCACCGCCGACTCCGACCCGGCCCGCGAATGGCAGGAGTGCCTGCACAAGGCGGCACCGCTGGACCGGCTGCTGGCTACGCCCTGGGGTTGA
- a CDS encoding quinone oxidoreductase family protein, producing the protein MRAVQVTEFGGPEVLKLVELPDPEPGPGEVLIEVDHAGVNYADTHQAENSYLAPTELPLVPGGEVVGRTPDGRRVVALLHKAGGYAEKAIAPEATTYEVPDGVDDTAALAFIAQGMTAWLLLRKNAHLEAGESVVVHAAAGGVGSLAVQLAKAWGAGRVIATASSEDKRELAVDLGADVAVDSRAENMTDVLREANGGKRVDIVLDMTGGRITDESIAALAPFGRLAFYGMASREQPKPVELRNLLGHSTTISGIWLPHALRLPGGVFERGLAELFDLAKSGQVKAINGGEYALADARRAHEDIRSRATTGKLLLNPRA; encoded by the coding sequence ATGCGTGCTGTGCAGGTGACCGAGTTCGGCGGACCCGAGGTCCTGAAGCTGGTGGAGCTGCCCGATCCGGAGCCCGGCCCCGGTGAGGTGCTGATCGAGGTCGACCACGCCGGCGTCAACTACGCCGACACGCACCAGGCCGAGAACAGCTATCTCGCGCCGACCGAGCTGCCGCTGGTGCCCGGTGGTGAGGTGGTCGGCCGCACGCCGGACGGCAGGCGCGTGGTGGCGTTGCTCCACAAGGCGGGCGGTTACGCGGAGAAGGCCATCGCGCCGGAAGCGACCACCTACGAGGTGCCGGACGGCGTCGACGACACCGCGGCGCTCGCGTTCATCGCGCAGGGCATGACCGCGTGGCTGCTGCTCCGCAAGAACGCGCACCTGGAGGCCGGTGAGTCGGTGGTCGTGCACGCGGCCGCCGGTGGCGTCGGCTCGCTCGCCGTGCAGCTGGCGAAGGCGTGGGGCGCGGGCCGCGTGATCGCGACCGCCAGTTCCGAGGACAAGCGCGAGCTGGCCGTCGACCTCGGCGCCGACGTGGCGGTGGACTCGCGGGCCGAGAACATGACCGACGTGCTGCGCGAGGCCAACGGTGGCAAGCGGGTGGACATCGTGCTCGACATGACCGGCGGTCGCATCACCGACGAGAGCATCGCCGCGCTCGCGCCGTTCGGCCGCCTCGCCTTCTACGGCATGGCCAGCCGCGAGCAGCCGAAGCCGGTCGAGCTGCGCAACCTGCTCGGCCATTCGACCACCATCTCCGGCATCTGGCTGCCGCACGCGCTGCGCCTGCCGGGCGGCGTGTTCGAGCGCGGCCTCGCCGAGCTGTTCGACCTGGCGAAGAGCGGTCAGGTCAAGGCGATCAACGGCGGCGAGTACGCGCTGGCCGACGCCCGCCGGGCGCACGAGGACATCCGATCCCGCGCGACCACCGGCAAGCTGCTGCTCAACCCCAGGGCGTAG
- a CDS encoding QsdR family transcriptional regulator gives MVSTKPDVTDAFQLARQWFLAGRRIDMQELAAELKVGRATLFRWVGNREQLLGEVIWSITERTFDRHNRAVGGSGGARIAEVVGTYVRTVNNDGPFRAFLRREPERALRLLTTKASLVQRRTIAAVESMLTEEIDRGALEPPLPVHDLAYLIVRIAESFIYTDIISGEEPDADKAREAVAALLR, from the coding sequence GTGGTCTCCACCAAACCGGACGTGACGGACGCGTTCCAGCTGGCGCGGCAGTGGTTCCTGGCCGGGCGGCGGATCGACATGCAGGAGCTGGCCGCCGAGCTGAAGGTCGGGCGGGCCACGCTGTTCCGGTGGGTCGGCAACCGGGAGCAGCTGCTCGGCGAGGTCATCTGGTCGATCACCGAGCGCACCTTCGACCGGCACAACCGCGCGGTCGGCGGCTCGGGCGGGGCGCGGATCGCCGAGGTCGTCGGCACCTACGTGCGCACGGTCAACAACGACGGGCCGTTCCGCGCGTTCCTGCGCCGCGAGCCGGAACGCGCGCTGCGGCTGCTCACCACGAAGGCCAGCCTGGTGCAGCGCCGCACCATCGCGGCGGTCGAGTCGATGCTGACCGAGGAGATCGACCGGGGCGCGCTGGAACCGCCGCTGCCGGTGCACGACCTGGCCTACCTGATCGTGCGGATCGCCGAGTCGTTCATCTACACCGACATCATCTCCGGCGAGGAACCCGACGCCGACAAGGCGCGAGAGGCCGTCGCCGCGTTACTTCGCTGA
- the rsmI gene encoding 16S rRNA (cytidine(1402)-2'-O)-methyltransferase — MAETGRLVLAATPLGDVGDASRRLVEALAAADVIAAEDTRRLRNLAAALEVAPAGRVISFYEDVETARLPKLLESIRSGETVLLVTDAGMPSVSDPGYRLVAVCVEEELPVTCLPGPSAVTTALALSGLPSDRFCFDGFAPRKSGEKARWLSGLATEPRTTVFFESPHRLASTLRDAVEVLGPDRRAAVCRELTKTYEEVKRGSLGELADWADQGVRGEITVVVEPAPPRSASVEDLVGEVADRVAAGERLKTAAAEVAEATGVSKKELYDAVLAARKSAK; from the coding sequence ATGGCCGAAACCGGGCGGCTGGTGCTCGCCGCGACACCGCTGGGGGACGTGGGTGACGCGTCCCGGCGGTTGGTGGAGGCGCTGGCCGCGGCTGACGTGATTGCCGCCGAGGACACGCGCCGCCTGCGCAATCTCGCCGCCGCGCTGGAGGTCGCGCCTGCCGGCCGGGTGATCAGCTTCTACGAGGACGTCGAAACCGCGCGCCTGCCGAAGCTGCTCGAGTCGATCCGTTCGGGCGAGACCGTGCTGCTGGTCACCGACGCGGGCATGCCCAGCGTGTCCGATCCCGGCTACCGCCTGGTCGCGGTCTGCGTCGAGGAGGAGCTGCCGGTCACCTGCCTGCCCGGCCCGTCCGCCGTGACCACCGCGCTGGCGTTGTCCGGCCTGCCGTCGGACCGGTTCTGCTTCGACGGCTTCGCCCCGCGCAAAAGTGGCGAAAAGGCTAGGTGGCTGAGTGGCCTGGCCACTGAGCCACGCACCACCGTGTTCTTCGAATCACCGCACCGGCTGGCCAGCACCCTGCGTGACGCGGTCGAGGTGCTCGGCCCCGATCGGCGGGCCGCCGTGTGCCGCGAGCTGACCAAAACGTACGAAGAGGTCAAGCGCGGTTCCCTCGGCGAGCTGGCCGACTGGGCCGACCAGGGCGTGCGCGGGGAGATCACCGTGGTGGTCGAGCCCGCGCCCCCGCGCTCGGCCAGCGTCGAGGACCTGGTCGGCGAGGTCGCGGACCGCGTGGCCGCCGGGGAGCGCCTCAAGACGGCAGCCGCCGAGGTGGCCGAAGCGACCGGCGTGTCGAAGAAGGAGCTGTACGACGCGGTACTGGCCGCGCGCAAGTCAGCGAAGTAA
- a CDS encoding dolichyl-phosphate-mannose--protein mannosyltransferase, which yields MTALLTRPFGDGPRPDPVDEHAPPTDREAVLLGRPMPVDRLRGWLVTLVLVVIGGVIRFQNLGVPTDKGTPVFDEKHYVPQAWQMLRNGGYEDNYGYELIVHPPVAKQLIAIGEWLFGYNGWGWRFSAALAGTVLILLVIRIARRLTRSTFLGGVAGVLVICDGVLHLQSRMGMLDIFTALFVVAAFGCLLIDRDQVRERMALAVREGWADESPYGPRLGFRWWRFTGGVMIGLSLGVKWSGLYYIIAFGLLCVAFDVAARRAAGVPRPWVGTLRRDVAPALWGLVAIPVLVYLGTWTFWFASETATDRHLVELDNIQPWWIFGWVPDALASLVHYSLHVLDFHSGLKTPENDPHPWESKPWTWPMGLRPMLYAYESGPAAAGCGEADCVRATMLIGTPAMWWLAVPVLAWGLWRWLFRADWRYASVLVAYLAGLLPWFVNLDRQMYFFYATPMAPFLVLGLTLVLGQVLGAVQQGFERRGTGLLVVSLYVGLVVANFAWLWPILNGDSITNTHWQAELWLPSWR from the coding sequence GTGACCGCACTCCTGACGCGCCCGTTCGGTGACGGCCCGCGCCCGGATCCGGTTGACGAGCACGCCCCGCCCACCGACCGCGAAGCCGTCCTGCTCGGCCGTCCGATGCCGGTCGACCGGCTCCGCGGCTGGCTGGTCACGCTGGTACTGGTGGTCATCGGCGGCGTGATCCGCTTCCAGAACCTCGGCGTCCCGACCGACAAGGGCACGCCGGTCTTCGACGAGAAGCACTACGTCCCGCAGGCGTGGCAGATGCTGCGCAACGGCGGCTACGAGGACAACTACGGCTACGAGCTGATCGTGCACCCGCCGGTCGCCAAGCAGCTGATCGCCATCGGCGAGTGGCTCTTCGGGTACAACGGCTGGGGCTGGCGCTTCTCCGCCGCGCTCGCCGGGACCGTGCTCATCCTGCTGGTCATCCGCATCGCCCGCCGGCTGACCAGGTCCACCTTTCTCGGCGGTGTCGCCGGGGTGCTGGTCATCTGCGACGGCGTGCTCCACCTGCAGTCGCGCATGGGCATGCTGGACATCTTCACCGCGCTCTTCGTCGTCGCCGCGTTCGGCTGTCTGCTGATCGACCGCGACCAGGTGCGTGAACGCATGGCGCTGGCCGTGCGCGAAGGCTGGGCCGACGAATCACCGTACGGGCCGCGGCTCGGGTTCCGCTGGTGGCGGTTCACCGGCGGGGTGATGATCGGGCTTTCGCTCGGCGTCAAGTGGTCCGGGCTGTACTACATCATCGCGTTCGGCCTGCTCTGCGTGGCCTTCGACGTGGCGGCCCGCCGCGCCGCCGGCGTGCCCCGGCCGTGGGTGGGCACGCTGCGGCGCGACGTCGCCCCGGCGCTGTGGGGCCTGGTCGCCATCCCGGTGCTGGTCTACCTGGGCACCTGGACCTTCTGGTTCGCCAGCGAAACAGCCACCGACCGGCACCTGGTCGAACTGGACAACATCCAGCCGTGGTGGATCTTCGGCTGGGTGCCCGACGCGCTCGCCTCGCTCGTGCACTACTCGCTGCACGTGCTCGACTTCCACTCCGGGCTGAAAACCCCGGAGAACGACCCGCACCCGTGGGAATCCAAGCCGTGGACGTGGCCGATGGGGCTGCGCCCGATGCTCTACGCCTACGAGTCCGGGCCCGCCGCGGCCGGCTGCGGTGAAGCCGACTGCGTGCGCGCCACCATGCTGATCGGCACCCCGGCGATGTGGTGGCTGGCCGTGCCGGTGCTCGCGTGGGGCCTGTGGCGCTGGCTGTTCCGCGCGGACTGGCGCTACGCCTCCGTGCTGGTCGCCTACCTGGCCGGCCTGCTGCCGTGGTTCGTCAACCTCGACCGCCAGATGTACTTCTTCTACGCCACGCCGATGGCGCCGTTCCTGGTGCTCGGCCTGACCCTGGTGCTCGGCCAGGTGCTCGGCGCGGTGCAGCAGGGGTTCGAACGGCGGGGCACCGGACTGCTCGTGGTGTCGTTGTACGTCGGGCTGGTGGTGGCCAACTTCGCCTGGCTGTGGCCGATCCTGAACGGCGATTCGATCACCAACACGCACTGGCAGGCCGAGTTGTGGCTGCCGTCGTGGCGGTGA
- a CDS encoding NAD(P)H-binding protein: protein MTILVTGATGNVGGHVLRQLRERGVPVRALTRNPAAAKLPDDVEVVAGDLAAPETLDAAFEGVSAAYLITFDGSDGSALTTGPEIAKRALAAGVRHVTMLWSGQPGPLEADIAASGLSWTTLQPVEFMSNTLLWADSIRTEGVARDPFAGLRSAMVHEADIAAVAVETLLNPGHNGREYVLSGLEVLTVPDKIAQLSAATGRDIRFVELTEEQARARLRDMGASPEAVDHVIGWYADPPVEGYTVVDTVERVTGRPARTFAQWARENADAFR from the coding sequence ATGACGATTCTGGTGACCGGCGCGACCGGCAACGTGGGTGGCCACGTGCTCCGCCAGCTGCGGGAACGCGGGGTGCCGGTGCGGGCGCTGACCAGGAACCCGGCGGCGGCGAAGCTGCCGGACGACGTCGAGGTGGTGGCCGGTGACCTGGCCGCGCCCGAGACGCTCGACGCCGCGTTCGAGGGGGTGAGCGCCGCCTACCTGATCACCTTCGACGGTTCCGACGGCTCGGCGCTGACCACCGGACCCGAGATCGCCAAGCGCGCCCTCGCGGCGGGCGTCCGGCACGTGACCATGCTCTGGAGCGGGCAACCCGGCCCGCTGGAGGCGGACATCGCGGCCAGCGGGCTGTCCTGGACCACGCTGCAGCCGGTCGAGTTCATGTCCAACACGCTGCTGTGGGCGGACTCCATCCGCACCGAGGGCGTCGCCAGGGATCCGTTCGCCGGGTTGCGCAGCGCGATGGTGCACGAAGCCGACATCGCCGCCGTCGCGGTGGAGACGCTGCTGAACCCCGGGCACAACGGCCGCGAATACGTGCTCAGCGGGCTGGAGGTGCTGACCGTGCCGGACAAGATAGCGCAGCTCAGCGCGGCCACCGGGCGTGACATCCGGTTCGTCGAGCTGACCGAGGAGCAGGCCAGGGCCCGCCTGCGGGACATGGGTGCCTCACCGGAGGCCGTCGACCACGTCATCGGCTGGTACGCCGATCCGCCGGTCGAGGGCTACACCGTGGTGGACACCGTCGAGCGGGTCACCGGCCGCCCGGCACGCACCTTCGCGCAGTGGGCGCGCGAGAACGCCGACGCCTTCCGCTGA
- a CDS encoding chitinase has protein sequence MSPRKSPLAALVATVFLLLAGLPATAGAAVPNKHLTGYWQNFVNGAKPQKLADVPAAYDVIVLAFANSDPARPGAVTFGVDPGLASAVGGYTDADLKADIAAKKAAGKSILLSIGGEKGNVDLSSPANVTRFVDSFAAIAQNFGIQGLDVDLEHGLNVANTASAIKQLRSRLGDGFLLTMAPQTIDVQPGGRYLQLIEQTKDLITAVHTQYYNSGSMLGCNDQVVHQGNVDFITAQACFLLRTLRPDQVSLGLPASPSAAGSGYVNPTVVNNALSCLAKRTNCGSYVPATAFPAIGGVMTWSTNWDATSGGAFSTPVRAHLNSLR, from the coding sequence ATGTCCCCGCGCAAGTCCCCGCTCGCCGCACTGGTCGCGACGGTGTTCCTGCTGCTCGCCGGGTTGCCCGCCACCGCGGGCGCGGCGGTGCCGAACAAGCACCTCACCGGTTACTGGCAGAACTTCGTCAACGGCGCGAAGCCGCAGAAGCTCGCCGACGTCCCGGCCGCCTACGACGTGATCGTGCTGGCCTTCGCCAACTCCGACCCGGCCCGCCCCGGCGCGGTGACCTTCGGCGTGGACCCCGGACTGGCCAGTGCGGTCGGCGGGTACACCGATGCCGACCTCAAGGCCGACATCGCCGCGAAGAAGGCGGCTGGCAAGTCGATCCTGCTGTCCATCGGCGGGGAGAAGGGCAACGTCGACCTCAGCTCACCGGCGAACGTGACCAGGTTCGTCGACAGCTTCGCCGCGATCGCGCAGAACTTCGGCATCCAGGGCCTCGACGTGGACCTCGAACACGGGCTCAACGTCGCGAACACGGCCAGCGCGATCAAGCAGCTGCGCTCGCGGCTCGGCGACGGGTTCCTGCTGACCATGGCGCCGCAGACGATCGACGTGCAGCCCGGCGGCCGGTACCTGCAGCTGATCGAGCAGACGAAGGACCTGATCACCGCGGTGCACACGCAGTACTACAACTCGGGCAGCATGCTCGGCTGCAACGACCAGGTGGTGCACCAGGGCAACGTCGACTTCATCACCGCGCAGGCCTGCTTCCTGCTGCGCACGCTGCGGCCGGACCAGGTCTCGCTCGGCCTGCCCGCTTCGCCGTCGGCGGCGGGTAGCGGGTACGTCAACCCGACCGTGGTGAACAACGCGCTGAGCTGCCTGGCCAAGCGCACGAACTGCGGTTCGTACGTGCCCGCGACAGCGTTCCCGGCGATCGGGGGCGTGATGACCTGGTCGACCAACTGGGACGCCACCAGCGGCGGCGCCTTCTCCACGCCGGTCCGGGCGCACCTGAACTCGCTGCGCTGA